A window of the Oncorhynchus masou masou isolate Uvic2021 chromosome 13, UVic_Omas_1.1, whole genome shotgun sequence genome harbors these coding sequences:
- the LOC135552514 gene encoding myeloid leukemia factor 1-like isoform X1 has product MFNSLLREFDEDPFLSDPFQAHNTHVQQMMRSLSEPFGRDFMPSLRVGCDRGRVAGGQPNTNMALQEDHRGMSQSLSPFGSIDGTDMESRNPFSMLDSMMFGVRNRMGNMHRNFENLSTDLNANPTAHSFSSSSVMTYSKVGDEPPKVFQASSQTRRAPGGIKETRQSLKDSESGLEKMSIGHHIQDRGHVLEKKHNKKTGERELNQDFQNLDESEAQSFDKEWQQEVSKFRPFVPMSRLEAPKPRAVHRAALTAATGPDQGRRDKRNPKPEGRKIHIDDLNVKGSGMTKQ; this is encoded by the exons gGATCCATTCCAGGCACACAACACACATGTACAACAGATGATGCGGAGTTTATCAGAGCCCTTCGGTCGGGACTTCATGCCCAGTCTGAGAGTCGGATGTGACAGGGGCCGCGTAGCCGGGGGCCAACCCAACACTAACATGGCGCTACAGGAGGACCACAGG GGGATGAGCCAGTCGCTTTCGCCTTTCGGCAGTATTGATGGCACG GACATGGAGTCGAGGAACCCTTTCAGTATGTTGGACAGCATGATGTTCGGCGTGAGGAACAGGATGGGGAACATGCACAGAAACTTT GAGAACCTGTCCACAGACCTGAACGCCAACCCCACCGCCCACTCATTCAGCTCCTCCTCAGTGATGACCTACTCCAAGGTTGGAGACGAACCCCCCAAAGTGTTCCAGGCCTCCTCCCAGACACGGCGTGCTCCCGGCGGG ATTAAGGAGACTCGGCAGTCCCTGAAGGACTCAGAGAGTGGCCTGGAGAAGATGTCTATTGGACACCATATCCAGGACCGGGGACACGTGCTAGAGAAAAAACACAACAAGAAGACAGGGGAACGGGAGCTCAACCAGGACTTCCAGAATCTGGATGAAT CCGAGGCGCAGTCCTTTGACAAAGAGTGGCAGCAAGAGGTGTCTAAATTCCGACCATTTGTCCCCATGTCCCGTCTGGAGGCCCCCAAGCCCAGGGCAGTGCACCGGGCAGCCCTCACCGCCGCCACCGGCCCCGACCAGGGACGGAG GGACAAACGAAACCCAAAACCTGAAGGAAGGAAAATACACATTGACGATCTCAACGTCAAAGGCTCAGGCATGACGAAGCAGTAG
- the LOC135552514 gene encoding myeloid leukemia factor 1-like isoform X2 produces MFNSLLREFDEDPFLSDPFQAHNTHVQQMMRSLSEPFGRDFMPSLRVGCDRGRVAGGQPNTNMALQEDHRDMESRNPFSMLDSMMFGVRNRMGNMHRNFENLSTDLNANPTAHSFSSSSVMTYSKVGDEPPKVFQASSQTRRAPGGIKETRQSLKDSESGLEKMSIGHHIQDRGHVLEKKHNKKTGERELNQDFQNLDESEAQSFDKEWQQEVSKFRPFVPMSRLEAPKPRAVHRAALTAATGPDQGRRDKRNPKPEGRKIHIDDLNVKGSGMTKQ; encoded by the exons gGATCCATTCCAGGCACACAACACACATGTACAACAGATGATGCGGAGTTTATCAGAGCCCTTCGGTCGGGACTTCATGCCCAGTCTGAGAGTCGGATGTGACAGGGGCCGCGTAGCCGGGGGCCAACCCAACACTAACATGGCGCTACAGGAGGACCACAGG GACATGGAGTCGAGGAACCCTTTCAGTATGTTGGACAGCATGATGTTCGGCGTGAGGAACAGGATGGGGAACATGCACAGAAACTTT GAGAACCTGTCCACAGACCTGAACGCCAACCCCACCGCCCACTCATTCAGCTCCTCCTCAGTGATGACCTACTCCAAGGTTGGAGACGAACCCCCCAAAGTGTTCCAGGCCTCCTCCCAGACACGGCGTGCTCCCGGCGGG ATTAAGGAGACTCGGCAGTCCCTGAAGGACTCAGAGAGTGGCCTGGAGAAGATGTCTATTGGACACCATATCCAGGACCGGGGACACGTGCTAGAGAAAAAACACAACAAGAAGACAGGGGAACGGGAGCTCAACCAGGACTTCCAGAATCTGGATGAAT CCGAGGCGCAGTCCTTTGACAAAGAGTGGCAGCAAGAGGTGTCTAAATTCCGACCATTTGTCCCCATGTCCCGTCTGGAGGCCCCCAAGCCCAGGGCAGTGCACCGGGCAGCCCTCACCGCCGCCACCGGCCCCGACCAGGGACGGAG GGACAAACGAAACCCAAAACCTGAAGGAAGGAAAATACACATTGACGATCTCAACGTCAAAGGCTCAGGCATGACGAAGCAGTAG
- the LOC135552514 gene encoding myeloid leukemia factor 1-like isoform X3 → MMRSLSEPFGRDFMPSLRVGCDRGRVAGGQPNTNMALQEDHRGMSQSLSPFGSIDGTDMESRNPFSMLDSMMFGVRNRMGNMHRNFENLSTDLNANPTAHSFSSSSVMTYSKVGDEPPKVFQASSQTRRAPGGIKETRQSLKDSESGLEKMSIGHHIQDRGHVLEKKHNKKTGERELNQDFQNLDESEAQSFDKEWQQEVSKFRPFVPMSRLEAPKPRAVHRAALTAATGPDQGRRDKRNPKPEGRKIHIDDLNVKGSGMTKQ, encoded by the exons ATGATGCGGAGTTTATCAGAGCCCTTCGGTCGGGACTTCATGCCCAGTCTGAGAGTCGGATGTGACAGGGGCCGCGTAGCCGGGGGCCAACCCAACACTAACATGGCGCTACAGGAGGACCACAGG GGGATGAGCCAGTCGCTTTCGCCTTTCGGCAGTATTGATGGCACG GACATGGAGTCGAGGAACCCTTTCAGTATGTTGGACAGCATGATGTTCGGCGTGAGGAACAGGATGGGGAACATGCACAGAAACTTT GAGAACCTGTCCACAGACCTGAACGCCAACCCCACCGCCCACTCATTCAGCTCCTCCTCAGTGATGACCTACTCCAAGGTTGGAGACGAACCCCCCAAAGTGTTCCAGGCCTCCTCCCAGACACGGCGTGCTCCCGGCGGG ATTAAGGAGACTCGGCAGTCCCTGAAGGACTCAGAGAGTGGCCTGGAGAAGATGTCTATTGGACACCATATCCAGGACCGGGGACACGTGCTAGAGAAAAAACACAACAAGAAGACAGGGGAACGGGAGCTCAACCAGGACTTCCAGAATCTGGATGAAT CCGAGGCGCAGTCCTTTGACAAAGAGTGGCAGCAAGAGGTGTCTAAATTCCGACCATTTGTCCCCATGTCCCGTCTGGAGGCCCCCAAGCCCAGGGCAGTGCACCGGGCAGCCCTCACCGCCGCCACCGGCCCCGACCAGGGACGGAG GGACAAACGAAACCCAAAACCTGAAGGAAGGAAAATACACATTGACGATCTCAACGTCAAAGGCTCAGGCATGACGAAGCAGTAG